From the Teredinibacter turnerae T7901 genome, one window contains:
- the pdsR gene encoding proteobacterial dedicated sortase system response regulator: MQRHVAIVEDEEAIAQNYCDALRRQGYKVSHYRSRPEATAAFATRLPDLAIIDVGLGDEIEGGFELCRDLRSRAPSLPIIFLTARDSEFDVVSGLRLGADDYLTKDISQPHMLARITALFRRIDALQQPLSQDREMVRGMLTMNMDRMTAQWQGHLLDLTVTELWIVHSLAQHPGHVKNRQQLMDAANVVLDDNTITSHIKRIRKKFKERDATFDCIHTAYGMGYRWVSEAS; this comes from the coding sequence ATGCAACGCCACGTCGCCATCGTCGAAGACGAAGAAGCTATCGCCCAAAACTATTGTGATGCCCTGCGTCGGCAGGGTTATAAAGTCTCCCACTACCGCAGCCGCCCCGAAGCGACTGCCGCGTTCGCCACACGATTGCCCGACCTGGCCATTATTGACGTCGGCCTGGGTGACGAGATCGAAGGCGGCTTTGAGTTATGCCGCGATTTGCGTAGCCGTGCGCCATCACTGCCGATCATATTTCTTACTGCGCGGGACAGTGAGTTCGACGTTGTCAGCGGCTTGCGGCTCGGCGCCGATGACTATCTCACCAAAGATATCTCCCAGCCACACATGCTGGCTCGCATCACTGCGCTGTTCCGCCGTATCGATGCCTTGCAGCAACCACTGTCGCAAGACCGCGAAATGGTGCGTGGCATGCTCACCATGAATATGGACCGCATGACAGCGCAATGGCAGGGGCACTTGCTTGATCTTACCGTAACAGAGTTGTGGATAGTCCACTCCCTGGCGCAACATCCAGGGCACGTTAAGAACCGACAGCAACTGATGGATGCTGCGAACGTTGTTCTGGATGACAATACCATCACCTCTCACATCAAGCGCATCCGTAAAAAATTCAAAGAACGGGACGCGACTTTCGACTGCATCCACACCGCTTATGGCATGGGCTATCGCTGGGTAAGCGAAGCCAGCTAA
- a CDS encoding bacteriohemerythrin: MIAWSSAFEIGIPVIDKQHQRIIEYINRVEQLKCESSNREQTSEILAMLVDYTLSHFEFEEALMEEAGYRELEEHQLTHRAFVQQLESLHARFKSGEPIASKLAQMLMHWLLEHIKEDDSSYAPIVKENILGQEPDYHLNWVQQMSQRIFRH, encoded by the coding sequence ATGATCGCCTGGTCTTCCGCGTTCGAAATCGGTATCCCCGTCATCGATAAGCAGCATCAGCGCATCATCGAATATATAAACCGTGTTGAGCAATTAAAGTGCGAGTCCAGCAATCGCGAGCAAACGTCGGAAATACTGGCCATGCTGGTGGACTACACCTTGTCTCATTTCGAATTTGAAGAAGCGCTGATGGAAGAAGCGGGGTATCGCGAACTTGAAGAGCATCAGCTGACTCACCGCGCATTTGTACAACAACTGGAATCGCTACACGCGCGCTTTAAGAGCGGCGAGCCGATCGCCAGCAAGTTAGCACAGATGCTGATGCATTGGCTCTTGGAACACATTAAAGAAGACGACTCCAGCTACGCCCCCATTGTTAAAGAAAATATTCTTGGGCAGGAGCCAGACTATCACCTGAACTGGGTGCAGCAGATGTCACAGCGCATATTTCGGCACTGA
- a CDS encoding bacteriohemerythrin — protein sequence MAITWNSELELGIPVIDSQHRRIVEYINAVYHARNTHSLEEIVEVLDELVDYTLSHFAFEENLMEEAGYPFLNAHKKVHRLFARRVGSFQQRVKTGEDITEELLHVLKAWLINHIKCDDRDYSEVVRANMVEATRRTKAKKGSWFNRLFG from the coding sequence ATGGCAATTACCTGGAATTCAGAACTGGAACTTGGTATTCCGGTGATCGATTCACAACATCGTCGCATTGTTGAATACATCAACGCTGTCTACCATGCTCGTAATACTCACAGCCTCGAGGAGATAGTGGAGGTGCTGGACGAACTCGTCGATTACACCTTGTCTCACTTCGCTTTCGAGGAAAATCTCATGGAAGAGGCGGGCTACCCTTTCCTGAACGCTCACAAGAAGGTACACCGCCTTTTTGCGCGGAGGGTAGGCAGCTTCCAGCAACGCGTTAAGACCGGCGAAGACATTACCGAAGAGTTGTTACATGTGCTCAAGGCCTGGCTTATTAATCACATAAAATGCGACGACAGAGACTATTCAGAGGTGGTTCGCGCAAACATGGTAGAAGCAACCCGACGAACCAAAGCCAAAAAAGGCAGTTGGTTCAATAGATTGTTTGGTTGA
- a CDS encoding DUF2058 domain-containing protein has translation MSSLQDQLLKAGLVDKKQAKKAKKDKVKQQRVQNKSSQPQVDENKELARKAQAEKAERDRQLNAERDAQAMRKAIAAQIKQLVNLNAVKREGDVAYNFTDGKTIKKIYVSQKLVDQLARGQLAIASVGEEYQVIPAKIADKIAERDASFIVSQASNTQAIDEDDPYADYQIPDDLMW, from the coding sequence ATGAGCAGCTTACAAGACCAACTGTTAAAGGCGGGGCTTGTCGATAAAAAGCAAGCTAAAAAAGCCAAAAAAGATAAAGTTAAACAGCAACGCGTCCAGAATAAATCGAGCCAGCCTCAGGTTGACGAGAACAAAGAGCTTGCACGCAAAGCTCAGGCCGAAAAAGCAGAACGTGACCGCCAGTTAAACGCTGAGCGCGATGCCCAGGCAATGCGTAAAGCAATTGCCGCGCAAATTAAGCAACTGGTAAATCTGAATGCGGTGAAGCGTGAAGGCGACGTGGCGTACAATTTCACTGATGGCAAAACCATCAAAAAAATTTATGTTAGCCAAAAACTGGTGGATCAGTTGGCGCGTGGCCAGTTGGCGATCGCCAGCGTAGGCGAAGAATACCAGGTGATTCCTGCGAAAATCGCCGACAAAATTGCCGAACGCGATGCTTCATTTATTGTTTCGCAGGCGAGCAATACGCAAGCGATAGATGAAGATGATCCATATGCGGATTATCAAATCCCAGATGATCTAATGTGGTAA
- a CDS encoding CPBP family intramembrane glutamic endopeptidase, protein MSQRFFLHPKNIFTALDEIDNTPPSYTLDRAQSLRRIFWTLACVSVSLLIIHYLKYFSALQSFLAFVSTFQGRPENYALSQLQKHEYFNLLRYCWWTFWHVIGYVLLPFLLIRFQLKTSFVQMGWHFNDTAKHWKGYVLLISPILLFVFLVSFRPDFLQHYPFYKQAGRSFFDLIAWEALYLLQFLCLEFFFRGFMINALRPAVGANAVWIMCVPYLMIHFPKLWPEATGAILFGLFLGILALRSRSIWGGFLVHAGIAVSMDIASLLRQGLLPQQFWP, encoded by the coding sequence ATGAGCCAACGATTCTTCCTGCATCCGAAAAATATCTTCACTGCGCTCGACGAAATAGACAACACTCCGCCCTCATACACGCTAGATCGTGCACAAAGCCTGCGGCGCATATTCTGGACACTGGCGTGTGTGAGCGTGAGCCTGCTTATCATTCACTACCTGAAATACTTCAGTGCGCTGCAAAGCTTTCTTGCATTCGTCTCCACTTTCCAGGGGCGACCGGAAAACTACGCTTTGTCGCAACTACAGAAACATGAATACTTCAACCTGTTGAGATACTGCTGGTGGACGTTTTGGCATGTTATCGGTTACGTGTTACTGCCATTTTTATTGATACGTTTCCAGCTAAAAACCTCATTCGTACAAATGGGATGGCACTTCAACGATACCGCGAAGCACTGGAAAGGCTATGTATTGTTGATCAGTCCGATTTTACTATTTGTTTTTCTGGTATCGTTTCGCCCGGATTTTCTGCAACACTACCCGTTCTATAAGCAGGCTGGGCGCAGCTTCTTTGACCTTATCGCCTGGGAAGCCCTCTATCTACTACAGTTCTTGTGCCTGGAGTTCTTCTTTCGCGGCTTTATGATTAACGCATTACGGCCCGCAGTAGGCGCCAACGCAGTGTGGATCATGTGCGTGCCCTACTTGATGATACACTTCCCGAAACTCTGGCCCGAGGCGACAGGCGCTATACTCTTTGGGTTGTTTCTCGGTATTCTAGCGCTACGATCCCGTTCCATTTGGGGCGGTTTTTTGGTTCACGCCGGAATCGCGGTAAGCATGGACATTGCTTCGCTCCTGCGCCAAGGGCTGCTGCCGCAACAGTTTTGGCCCTAG
- a CDS encoding sulfite exporter TauE/SafE family protein, giving the protein MVNIFDQIVLLTISLIANTLSALAGGGAGLLQFPALLFLGLPFTTALATHKIATVALGAGATLKHWRQGNTQWFFAILMLISGLPGVILGARVIIEIPESIAKFSLGVLTIGLSVYSLYKPQLGQDHTPINRNARGYFIGAAMLFTLGVLNGSLTSGTGLFVTLWLILWFGFDYQRAVAYTMILVGLFWNGTGALTLALLTPVKWEWLPALLTGSALGGYCGAHFAVKYGNPVIKRIFEGVTMLVGLSLILSVTF; this is encoded by the coding sequence GTGGTTAACATTTTCGATCAAATTGTGTTACTGACGATATCACTTATCGCCAACACCCTCTCGGCGCTGGCGGGCGGTGGCGCGGGGTTACTGCAATTTCCCGCACTCCTGTTTTTAGGTCTTCCCTTTACCACTGCACTGGCCACCCACAAAATCGCTACGGTCGCGCTCGGCGCGGGCGCCACGCTCAAGCACTGGCGACAAGGCAATACACAGTGGTTTTTCGCCATTTTAATGCTCATTAGCGGGCTGCCCGGCGTAATTCTGGGTGCTCGCGTAATTATCGAAATTCCTGAGTCAATCGCAAAATTCAGCCTCGGAGTGCTTACCATTGGTCTCAGTGTTTACTCCTTGTATAAACCGCAACTCGGGCAGGATCACACCCCCATCAACCGCAACGCGCGGGGATATTTTATTGGCGCCGCCATGCTGTTTACGCTCGGGGTACTCAACGGTTCGCTGACATCCGGTACCGGATTGTTTGTAACCCTTTGGCTGATTCTTTGGTTCGGCTTCGACTATCAGCGCGCTGTCGCTTACACGATGATCCTGGTGGGGTTATTCTGGAACGGCACCGGCGCACTCACGCTCGCACTGCTTACGCCGGTTAAATGGGAATGGTTGCCCGCGTTATTAACGGGTTCTGCGCTAGGCGGTTATTGCGGCGCCCATTTTGCAGTGAAGTATGGAAACCCTGTAATTAAACGGATTTTCGAGGGCGTCACGATGCTCGTGGGCCTGTCGCTGATACTGAGTGTAACCTTTTGA
- a CDS encoding tRNA-(ms[2]io[6]A)-hydroxylase: MFELRYTTTPAWTQAVLDDFNAFLIDHAAAEKKASGMAVSMLSHYPDKPDIVLAMSDLAIEEMAHFREVIKIMIERGLQLAPDTRDPYVNQLRKLSRAGTDVYLLDRLLLGSVIEARGCERFGLIAQALPVGSMKDFYIAIAESESRHEDLFLKLALNYFAEQTVTERLNEILDAEAEIVRQLPIVAALH, from the coding sequence ATGTTTGAATTGCGATACACCACCACACCCGCCTGGACCCAGGCGGTACTCGACGACTTCAATGCGTTTCTCATCGACCATGCAGCAGCGGAAAAAAAGGCCTCAGGCATGGCGGTGTCGATGCTCTCCCACTACCCGGATAAACCGGATATTGTGCTGGCGATGAGCGACCTGGCGATTGAAGAAATGGCGCATTTTCGCGAAGTGATCAAAATTATGATCGAGCGCGGACTGCAGCTGGCTCCCGACACGCGTGACCCCTACGTTAACCAGCTGCGCAAGCTCTCCCGCGCAGGTACTGACGTCTACCTGCTCGACCGCCTGCTGCTTGGCAGTGTGATTGAGGCGCGGGGTTGCGAACGGTTTGGCCTTATTGCACAAGCACTGCCGGTTGGAAGCATGAAGGATTTCTACATTGCGATTGCAGAGTCCGAGTCGCGCCACGAGGATTTGTTCTTGAAGTTGGCTCTCAACTATTTCGCAGAGCAGACAGTGACAGAAAGGCTGAATGAAATCCTCGATGCGGAAGCGGAAATCGTACGCCAATTGCCGATTGTAGCGGCCTTACACTGA
- the fabV gene encoding enoyl-ACP reductase FabV: protein MIIKPKVRGFICTNAHPKGCAANVQAQIEYTQAQGKIENGPKNVLVVGASTGYGLASRIVAAFGCGAKTLGLFFEKPGTERKTGTAGFYNVAAFQQAAEKAGLWSKNMNGDAFSHEAKSKAIDVIKAEMGKIDLVVYSLASPRRQDPDSGEVYSSVLKPVGQAYTSKNLNTDTLKITETTLDAASDEEIAQTIKVMGGEDWELWMNALAEADVLAEGCKTVAYTYLGEKITWPIYGKATIGKAKEDLDRAATAIASAHSEKNISANVAVLKAVVTQASSAIPIMPLYLSALFKVMKANGTQEGCIEQLNRLFTECLYSDSPRLDDANRFRVDEKELSPEVQAGVEALWGEITEENLLEISDFKGYQQEFLGLFGFGVDGVDYEEDVDPNVALALVE from the coding sequence ATGATTATAAAACCCAAAGTTCGTGGCTTTATCTGTACGAATGCGCACCCAAAAGGCTGTGCTGCCAACGTGCAGGCGCAGATCGAATACACCCAGGCACAGGGGAAAATTGAGAATGGTCCCAAGAATGTGCTGGTTGTAGGCGCGTCTACAGGCTATGGCTTGGCGTCCCGTATTGTCGCCGCATTTGGTTGTGGTGCAAAAACCCTCGGTTTATTTTTCGAAAAGCCCGGTACTGAGCGCAAAACCGGTACCGCAGGCTTCTACAATGTCGCCGCATTCCAGCAGGCCGCCGAAAAGGCCGGGCTCTGGTCAAAAAATATGAACGGCGATGCCTTTTCTCACGAAGCCAAAAGCAAGGCCATTGACGTGATCAAGGCGGAAATGGGCAAGATCGATCTGGTGGTTTACAGTCTGGCGTCACCGCGTCGGCAAGACCCGGATAGCGGCGAAGTCTACTCTTCGGTGCTGAAACCAGTGGGGCAGGCGTACACCTCGAAAAACCTGAATACCGATACGTTGAAAATCACCGAAACAACGCTAGACGCAGCTTCCGACGAGGAAATTGCGCAAACCATTAAAGTGATGGGTGGTGAGGACTGGGAGTTGTGGATGAACGCTCTGGCAGAAGCGGACGTGCTCGCCGAAGGCTGTAAAACCGTTGCTTACACTTATCTTGGTGAAAAAATCACCTGGCCTATTTATGGTAAAGCCACCATTGGTAAAGCGAAAGAAGATCTGGATCGTGCGGCGACCGCGATTGCCTCCGCACATAGCGAGAAAAATATCTCCGCCAACGTTGCGGTGTTGAAAGCCGTGGTTACCCAGGCCAGCTCCGCGATACCTATTATGCCCCTGTACCTTTCCGCGTTATTCAAAGTGATGAAGGCGAACGGCACCCAGGAAGGCTGTATCGAACAGCTTAACCGCCTGTTCACCGAGTGCCTGTACAGTGACAGCCCGCGTCTCGACGATGCCAACCGCTTCCGCGTTGACGAAAAAGAATTGTCACCCGAAGTACAGGCTGGCGTCGAGGCATTATGGGGCGAAATCACCGAAGAGAACCTGCTGGAAATTAGCGACTTTAAAGGCTATCAACAGGAATTTCTCGGACTGTTTGGTTTTGGCGTTGACGGCGTTGATTACGAAGAAGATGTCGATCCGAACGTAGCCCTGGCACTGGTAGAGTAG
- a CDS encoding NADP(H)-dependent aldo-keto reductase, whose amino-acid sequence MKYRKLGNTDIDVSVICLGSMTWGEQNTQEEGFAQLDMAVDMGVNFIDVAEMYSVPPRPETCGKSEEIIGHWLASRGCRDKVVLASKVTGRSDRNSGVGHIRDGARLSREHIFAAVEGSLKRLQTDYLDLYQVHWPERQTNFFGKLGYTHTEESDLIPIEETLDALNTLVTQGKVRHIGLSNETPWGIAEYLRLAEKHNLARVVSVQNPYNLINRTYEVGCAEFSMREQVGLLAYSPLAFGVLSGKYLNGSQPAGARLTLFDRFTRYGKVNAEDAVTAYVELAREHGLDAAQMALAFVNSREFVTANIIGATNLEQLKSNIESIDLELSEAVLEGIETIHQRYPNPSP is encoded by the coding sequence ATGAAATATCGCAAACTCGGTAATACCGATATCGATGTAAGTGTTATCTGTCTTGGCAGCATGACATGGGGTGAGCAAAACACGCAGGAAGAAGGTTTTGCACAACTGGACATGGCCGTCGATATGGGGGTGAATTTTATCGATGTTGCGGAAATGTACTCCGTACCACCGCGCCCGGAAACTTGCGGTAAGAGCGAAGAAATCATCGGCCATTGGCTGGCGAGCAGGGGTTGCCGAGATAAGGTCGTGCTCGCCAGTAAAGTGACTGGCCGGTCTGACCGAAACTCGGGTGTCGGTCATATTCGCGATGGAGCGCGGCTTTCGCGCGAGCATATCTTTGCGGCAGTCGAAGGTTCGCTCAAGCGCTTGCAAACCGATTATCTGGATTTGTACCAGGTACACTGGCCCGAGCGGCAGACGAATTTTTTCGGCAAGTTGGGCTATACCCACACTGAAGAGAGTGACCTCATTCCTATTGAAGAAACGCTGGATGCGCTGAATACGCTGGTAACTCAGGGCAAAGTTCGCCACATCGGCTTGTCTAACGAAACACCCTGGGGCATCGCCGAGTACTTGCGGTTAGCCGAAAAGCATAATCTCGCGCGCGTGGTATCTGTGCAAAATCCGTATAATCTGATTAATCGCACCTACGAGGTGGGTTGTGCCGAATTTAGTATGCGCGAGCAGGTCGGTTTGCTGGCGTATTCACCACTAGCCTTTGGTGTATTGTCCGGCAAGTATTTGAACGGCTCGCAACCGGCCGGTGCACGTTTGACCCTGTTTGATCGCTTTACCCGCTACGGTAAGGTGAATGCAGAAGACGCCGTTACAGCCTATGTGGAGCTCGCCCGAGAGCACGGGCTGGACGCTGCGCAGATGGCGCTGGCGTTCGTTAATAGCCGCGAATTCGTCACTGCGAACATTATTGGCGCGACTAATTTGGAACAACTCAAAAGCAACATCGAAAGTATCGACTTGGAATTGAGTGAGGCAGTACTGGAGGGGATAGAGACTATTCATCAGCGCTATCCCAACCCTTCACCCTAA
- the dapA gene encoding 4-hydroxy-tetrahydrodipicolinate synthase has product MYRGSMVALVTPMKADGSLDWDALHKLIDWHLEQGTHAIVAVGTTGESATLNMAEHLEVISKVVDQVNGRVPVIAGTGANSTSEALELTQGAKQAKADACLLVTPYYNKPSQEGLYQHYCYLAREVAIPQFLYNVPGRTAVDMLPETVARLATVENIVGIKDATASMERLQQMQALTDDSFIFLSGDDATSVDFMALGGHGEISVTANVVPAQTAKICELALAGNVEQARELDRPLAPLHEALFLEANPVPVKWAMARMGFLDGALRLPLTPLNAVYHAQLEAAMLSAGAI; this is encoded by the coding sequence ATGTACAGAGGCAGCATGGTCGCGTTAGTGACCCCAATGAAAGCGGATGGCTCGCTGGATTGGGATGCCCTACACAAGCTCATCGACTGGCATCTGGAGCAGGGTACCCACGCGATAGTTGCGGTGGGCACTACGGGTGAAAGTGCTACTTTAAATATGGCTGAGCATCTGGAGGTCATCTCCAAGGTGGTTGACCAGGTGAATGGGCGCGTGCCTGTTATTGCTGGTACTGGTGCCAACTCAACCTCTGAAGCGTTGGAGCTGACTCAGGGCGCAAAACAGGCAAAAGCCGATGCCTGCCTGCTGGTCACCCCATACTATAACAAGCCTTCGCAGGAAGGCTTGTATCAACACTACTGTTATCTCGCCCGGGAAGTTGCTATTCCGCAGTTCCTTTACAATGTTCCTGGGCGCACGGCAGTGGATATGCTCCCTGAAACGGTTGCGCGTCTCGCGACTGTGGAAAACATTGTCGGCATCAAAGACGCGACTGCGAGCATGGAGCGTCTGCAGCAAATGCAGGCTCTCACCGACGACAGTTTCATTTTTCTTTCTGGTGATGATGCGACCTCAGTGGACTTTATGGCGCTGGGTGGTCACGGCGAGATTTCTGTTACCGCCAACGTGGTGCCTGCACAAACTGCAAAAATCTGTGAACTGGCGTTGGCTGGCAATGTCGAACAAGCTCGGGAGCTGGACAGACCTCTGGCGCCCTTGCATGAAGCGCTGTTTTTAGAAGCTAACCCGGTGCCGGTGAAATGGGCCATGGCACGAATGGGCTTTTTGGATGGCGCGTTGCGGCTCCCTTTAACGCCGCTGAATGCGGTTTATCATGCGCAACTGGAAGCGGCGATGCTGTCTGCCGGCGCGATTTAG
- the bamC gene encoding outer membrane protein assembly factor BamC, with translation MNLNRTTTAVRLLVLVSLVNLVGCSTFFGKHGVFRGRGSDYLQSGSIEPIELPADMESVPLEPLYPIPNVRSTDAFGDPVSLDEYKVPRPLALGEKGEVGVKIQKLEGDRWIYLNASTAQVWPRTQYFLNSGVLDVARSNPAQGIIETAWVGFKDDQTTAVRYRIRLEKGIHPETTEIHVLEQQVERAVLESGKQPDWPATSDSEEREEWLLRELANSLAETVDNNAASLLGQNVGGDLKAGFTRFNGEPTMVIHVPKVRAWATLSHAANEEGFKVWDDSVDAGVIYAGYTTYDEEEAGFFHPLAFWSDDQPLPKKAPYTLTELLSNLNNGTEVKAKFGDRPGTGFSNTKLKHKAQGYLIVMTYQESKALVNIRDYRGKRISDDDAKHLLTILRKNLI, from the coding sequence ATGAATCTAAACCGCACCACTACCGCAGTTCGCCTGCTCGTTTTAGTCTCGCTCGTTAATCTCGTTGGTTGCAGTACTTTTTTTGGCAAACACGGTGTGTTTCGCGGTCGCGGTTCAGACTATCTGCAAAGCGGCTCGATCGAGCCGATAGAATTGCCTGCCGACATGGAAAGCGTGCCTCTTGAGCCGCTTTATCCTATCCCCAACGTACGCTCCACAGATGCTTTTGGCGATCCTGTGTCGCTTGATGAATACAAAGTGCCCCGTCCTTTAGCGCTAGGTGAGAAAGGCGAAGTCGGCGTTAAAATTCAGAAGCTCGAAGGTGACCGCTGGATCTACCTCAATGCGTCGACGGCGCAGGTGTGGCCGCGTACTCAGTACTTTTTAAATAGCGGAGTGCTCGATGTCGCCCGCAGCAACCCGGCGCAGGGAATTATCGAAACGGCGTGGGTGGGCTTTAAAGATGACCAAACCACCGCTGTGCGATATCGCATCAGACTGGAAAAAGGTATTCATCCTGAAACCACCGAAATTCACGTACTCGAGCAACAGGTTGAGCGCGCAGTTCTCGAAAGCGGCAAACAACCAGACTGGCCAGCGACGTCGGATTCCGAAGAGCGCGAGGAGTGGTTATTGCGTGAGCTCGCCAATTCGCTGGCCGAAACCGTGGATAACAATGCAGCCTCGTTACTCGGGCAAAATGTGGGTGGCGACTTAAAAGCAGGTTTCACACGTTTTAACGGTGAACCCACAATGGTGATCCATGTCCCTAAAGTTCGCGCCTGGGCAACACTCTCACACGCGGCTAATGAAGAGGGTTTTAAAGTTTGGGATGACAGCGTGGACGCGGGTGTGATCTATGCTGGATACACAACCTACGACGAGGAAGAGGCCGGATTTTTCCACCCTCTCGCGTTTTGGAGTGACGACCAACCGCTGCCGAAAAAAGCCCCTTACACGCTCACTGAACTGCTGTCCAACCTTAATAACGGTACAGAGGTTAAAGCCAAATTTGGCGATCGTCCTGGCACAGGTTTTAGCAACACAAAGCTCAAGCATAAGGCGCAGGGCTATTTAATAGTGATGACTTATCAAGAGTCGAAAGCGTTGGTGAACATTCGTGATTATCGCGGCAAACGTATCTCTGACGACGACGCTAAACATCTTCTGACTATTTTGCGTAAAAATCTGATTTAG
- a CDS encoding MBL fold metallo-hydrolase — protein sequence MQYQFATLGSGSRGNATVVRVGDQCLLVDCGFTLRELEKRLALLELSAADITAVLVTHEHADHIKGVGPLARRHTIPVYMTSGSFISGKCGEIPHFRAVLPDQPFQIHDITVTPVAVPHDAREPCQFVFSYQGMKLGILTDLGTITPHVLSQYQGCHGLLVEANHDLTMLANGPYPPSLRARVGSNWGHLNNQQTSAFLQQIDQSALRCLVVGHISEKNNALAKVRELIDPHVIANAEVVYAEQDSATGWLSLL from the coding sequence GTGCAATACCAGTTTGCGACCTTAGGCAGCGGCAGTCGTGGAAACGCAACTGTCGTTCGCGTAGGCGATCAGTGTTTACTGGTCGATTGTGGTTTCACGCTGCGCGAACTGGAAAAGCGGTTGGCCTTATTGGAACTGAGTGCCGCCGACATTACCGCTGTACTGGTTACTCACGAGCATGCGGACCACATAAAGGGTGTTGGCCCACTTGCACGTCGGCACACAATACCGGTCTATATGACATCCGGTAGTTTTATCAGCGGTAAATGTGGCGAGATACCGCACTTTCGAGCTGTTCTTCCTGACCAACCTTTCCAGATTCACGACATTACTGTAACGCCCGTGGCAGTGCCGCACGATGCCCGTGAGCCTTGCCAGTTCGTGTTTAGTTATCAAGGCATGAAGCTCGGTATTCTCACCGATCTAGGCACCATAACACCGCATGTATTATCCCAGTATCAGGGCTGTCATGGTTTACTGGTGGAGGCGAATCACGACCTGACGATGCTTGCGAATGGCCCTTACCCGCCATCGTTGCGGGCGCGAGTGGGGAGTAATTGGGGGCATTTGAATAATCAACAGACGTCAGCTTTTTTGCAGCAAATCGACCAGAGCGCGCTGCGCTGCCTGGTGGTTGGGCACATCAGTGAAAAAAATAACGCACTCGCAAAGGTGCGCGAGCTGATCGATCCACATGTAATCGCGAACGCCGAAGTTGTGTACGCCGAACAAGATTCCGCCACCGGTTGGCTTTCGTTGCTTTAG
- a CDS encoding PilZ domain-containing protein, whose translation MLERRKYERTPTSIRVEITHPAFGTLVGFTRDISDGGAQVGLESTPVPPVGTVVSVKFHKIVGPINLEPVEMKIVHCNRNVIGLMFMPR comes from the coding sequence GTGCTAGAGCGCCGTAAATACGAACGAACCCCAACGTCCATACGTGTCGAGATTACGCATCCGGCTTTCGGCACCCTGGTTGGTTTTACCCGTGACATATCTGACGGTGGCGCTCAGGTTGGTTTGGAGAGCACGCCAGTGCCACCAGTGGGAACTGTGGTGTCGGTGAAATTTCACAAAATTGTTGGCCCAATTAACCTGGAGCCGGTTGAAATGAAGATTGTCCACTGCAATCGCAATGTCATAGGGTTAATGTTTATGCCGCGTTAG
- a CDS encoding leucine-rich repeat domain-containing protein, which yields MENTPAPAAHSSVRSLRSLQAPVCGLLLSFLLSCSQYEFTLNEKTLYDPTTFRRELSLKDKDLENCVKNVVNEQQITAARQVRQLLCGPGKILSLEGIEIFNRVQQLGLAKNTIENISSLAALRELRHINLADNAITDASILDELEQLQYVDLSGNPELNCASTAKLQARKQIELLLPKHCRQE from the coding sequence ATGGAAAACACACCAGCGCCAGCAGCTCACTCAAGCGTGCGCAGTTTACGGAGTTTACAAGCTCCCGTCTGCGGTCTCCTTCTCTCCTTCTTATTAAGCTGTTCACAGTATGAATTTACGCTGAACGAAAAGACTCTTTACGATCCAACCACCTTCCGGCGCGAACTGTCGCTTAAGGATAAAGACCTGGAGAACTGCGTAAAAAATGTGGTAAACGAACAACAGATCACCGCAGCGAGGCAGGTTCGCCAACTGCTTTGTGGGCCAGGAAAGATTTTATCGTTGGAAGGAATAGAAATTTTCAACCGTGTTCAACAACTGGGTCTAGCTAAGAACACAATCGAAAACATTAGTTCATTGGCCGCTCTGCGCGAACTTCGCCATATTAATTTGGCGGACAACGCAATTACAGACGCGAGTATTCTCGATGAACTGGAACAACTCCAGTATGTAGACTTGTCCGGGAATCCGGAACTTAACTGCGCATCTACAGCAAAGTTGCAAGCCCGCAAGCAGATCGAACTTCTACTTCCGAAGCACTGCAGACAAGAATAA